TTTGCTTTTAGCCGCTGTTAGGTCATATTTAATGGCAAGCCGAAGTGGAACCAAGTTGTGGCCGACCTCAAGTCCGGCAAGAAAAGGAATGATGGCTCAAGCTCCAACCAATCAATTGGGTTGGACGATGAAGAGGACGACGTTGTCGTGGAGAATGGAAAATCCACCGTGCCAAAGGAGAACTGCCAAGTCATGGGAAACAAGTGGGAGAAGGCACGTGCCGCCCGTGATGCCGCGGCTACCAAAATGTCTTCAACATGGACGTGCATTTTTTCGGTTAGGGAGAGCAAGAAGGAGGAGAGGTACAAGCTCATCTTGGATGTGCAAAAGGAAAGGATGGAGTGGGACCagaagagggcgaagaagaagcCTGGAATTGAGATGGAGAAGATTGAGTTAGAGAAGCAACAAGCGGCGATCAAATGGGAGCTTGAGAAGGCCAAGACATTTGGCGACATAGAGATTGAGTTagaggctacctattctgcacaactccaaatgagctgaaacttcacggagaatttttatggaatatttaagaattattggagcaaataactaccagagggggcccactaggtgggcacaacccacctgggcgcactagggagcccaggcgcgccctggtgggttgtgccctcctcgtcccacctccggtgcccctcttctggtatgtatgtcattttgacctagaaaaaatgaggagaggactttcagggcgaagcaccgccgtctcgaggcggaacttgggcaggagcactttggCCCTCCAGAGTGATTCcgcgggggaacttccctcccgaagggggaaatcatcgtcatcatcatcaccaacaactctcccatctttgggagggcaatctccatcaacatcttcaacaacaccatctcctctcaaaccctagttcatctcttgtgttcaatctttgtaccggaaccttagattggtacttgtggttgactagtagtgttgattacatcttgtagttgattactatatggtttatttggtggaatattatatgttaagatccattatgctatttaatacccctcggatcttgagcatgattatcatttgtgagtagttacttttgttcttgaggtcacgggagaaatcttgttgcaagtaatcatgtgttCGATAtattgatggtatgtatgttgtgattcccttaatggtgtcatgtgaacgtcgactacatggcacttcaccttattagtgcctaagggaatgcattgtggagtagttattagatgatgggttgcgagagtgataggagcttaaaccctagtttatgcgctacttcgtaaggggctgatttggatccaaaagtttaatgctatggttagattttatcttaatacttttctcgtagatgcaaatgcttgcgagggggttaatcataagtaggaggtttgttcaattaagaacatcacctaagcaccggtccacccacatatcaagttatcaaagtagcgaacacaaatcaaaccaacatgatgaaagtgactagatgaaattcctgtgtatCCTCAAAAACattttgcttatcataagagaccgttttggcttgtccttcgcctcaaaaggattgggctaccttgctccATATTATTTgtcgttaccgttacttgctcgttaccaattatcttgctatcaaactactcgttacttataatttcagtgcttgcagagaataccttgctgaaaactgcttgtcatttcctcctgctcctcgttgggtttgacaatcttacttattgaaagcactacgattgatcccctatacttgtgggtcatcaaggctggCGTAGATGCTCTTAGAACTTTCAGTCTACCCAACCATGAAAGCAATAATATCATGCTTCTTCCTAATTCTATGACTAAGCAGGCTTAGATCTTCCTTGAAGGAGTGTTTCCATGCTTGAAGTTATATATGGAGTTTGATTTCTCTAGATTTTGCCTTTTCTTTGTGACCAAATCTTCCAGCATCCAAGGATAGTGATTTCCATGGCAATGGAGCTGGACTGCCTCTCCAGAGCAAAGACTGATTTCTTCATTGACTCGTGTTATACTTCCTGACAATATGCGCAGTCATACTTCGTACTGAACAAAGTGATATGAGTTACTAGTCTGTAGTTACTCTTATTTAAATCAACTCTTATGGATGAAAAAAGTACATGAACTGGTGCCCTGTAAGTTCATGATAGAAGATAAGGGTGTGAACTACGTAAGTTTGCAGAAATATCTAAGTTCATGACAGAGAAAAGGGTGTGAAGTATGTATTGTAAGTTCGCAGAAAGAACTTGAACTCTTGATCAAAATGCTTGCATGCACAAACCATGTACATTCACGGATCTATCATTGGTCTCTATCATATTCGTGGTATGTATATGTGTGTGTGAATCGCTCGCTTGTAATCGAGAAATAGTTTGTCGCATGGGCAAAGAGCTCTCTACCAATAGACAATTATAAAGTGTATTTTCTAAGGGAGAGGATTTATAGCACGCACGCACAGAGGCCACGTGCATTCAGGCTGCCGGATTGCGGGAAGATTCTGAAACTTGTCTATGTGTTTAGGCTTAATTATTCCATGGATGCAGCTCTGGTGCATCTTTTGGCAGAGATCACATGCCCCACACACCTCATCTTCCATGCTTTTTTATTTTGACttctaaatttgaatctattatATTTTTGAGCCGAAAGTCTAATTTATATTTCGTTTGCATAATCATGTTCCTTGTGACGAGGGCTTTGAAACAAGACCTCTCTTGAATATGTTTTGACAAGTTTATAAAGCTTCACCAAGTTTCAACTACTAAAACTTGATAGATCGAATGATAAATTCACCAGTTCCAAAAACTTGGACTTCAAGTCTAAACCCTAACCCCTAGCCCCTAAACCATAAAATCTAATCCCTAACCCCTAAACCTTAAGCCCTAAGTGCTAAACACTAAACCCTAAAAGAAAATGAAACTTGGTACAAACTTAATGTTACGACATTCAAGTTCAATATTTGAAACTTAGTAAAAGAAATTGTCAAAATGTATTCAAGAGTGTTCTTGTTTGAAAGTTCTCATCACAACAAACACAAATACGCAAACTCAACTTAAcacccccccaccacacacacacacacacacacaccagtaaTCAAGGGCTTATTCCATGCGTGGGGAGCAAATGTGTGGTTGCATGCATGATGCACCCGCCCGTGCGTGCCCCTACGAATTTATCTATTTTCTAAAGGATGCGCTAAATTGTGTAGTTGCTCTCTATTGACACCATTGGCTAGATTCAACCCTGAATCCAACAATATTAATGTCATACTATTAGCTAAGCCACACAATGAACTAATTTTGGTTCAAACATAAATCATGAAATACATGGGCGCATTATACTTCTGAATGGAAGGACAATCACCAATAAACCACAAATGGTGACTAAAAAATCTGGTAATGGTTGTTGACTTTGATGCTTGTTCAAATTCTAAAAGGAGACCACAAACGGTGGCTATGGACTTTGATGGTGTTCAAATTCTAAAAGAGGACCTCCACTGGCTTATGAAAAACATATGTGTAGGTCCATCATTTAATGATTCATTGGAGCTTAAGAAAATGATAGTAGACGCTGTACAGTGACAACATATTTAAGTGGTAGAGCAATAGATATGCTTGTTTGGCATTCTACATGCATTTCCTCATACATAAGTTTTTGTGTCACATATACACACAGTTAATGCACTATATAAAGTGACTATATTCTTACAACTGTGGAAGCCGCTAAGTAAGATGCCGGAGGCCTCAACACTTGCGGCGATGTGTAACAAGCTTAGTCATCATGCAAAGGCTCTCGGGGAGGAGAGCAATCATCATGGAGAATGATCGATTGAAGTGGCAAGCTATGTCGTATGTTTGTCGTGTGTGTCAACTATTGAGCCTTTGACCCGGATGGGTCTGTATCGAACCTTATTTATGTTTTCATTGTTCTGATGAAGCTGTCTTTTAAACGCTAAAAAGGGTTCAGTTCACTAAAGCCGGACAAGCGCCTGTTTTCTAAAAACATATACACACGCATGAGCCTATTTGGTATATAAAACTGATGTAGGATTGTGTACATCAATCAATGCATTAACAAACCAGCGCAGTGCAATTCCAATGTTTTTTGGGATTTATGTCGTACCTAAAATCATTTTGTTGTCTGAGTTGTTGAATCAATGGTAGAGTACTCGGTGCGACAATTTGGTAtctttttttttgcttttgccAATTCGATCTAGTCATGTGCTTTGCCTATGCGCTTGTGTTGGCGTACCTGTGAAAATTCCAATTATATGTCTGTTTTCACCAAGTTGTGTTGGCTACTGTTATTTATTTATGTTTGAAATAGGGTTATTGTTGGCATATACAGCATGTGGCAAAATCAAGTATGAACAGATATGAACCATGGACCTGCGCTCTTGTAATACTTTAATCTTAGAATATGATGTCAACATGAAGAAGCCATTTACCGTCGTTCAACAGCTCAATTATGAGATCTAAAAAAACAGCTCAATTATGAGATCTTAAGAGCATTTTTGTTGGAGAAACCGACGTAGCAAATAAGCAACTGACCGGTTTATCCATGTCACCTTTTGACAATTTCAGCTAACTGTGTTTTTTGCTTCGACGTTTTATGATGTGTGAAATATATTACAAGCAGAGCAAATCCCATTCTTTTCCACAATAAATTGACTCGCATAGATATCTTTGTGCTGAATCATGCTGATCTGATTTGTTGTCAAAAAGTAACATAGCGCATGGATCTTTCATCGATCACAGTATCCAACAGATAACAGATTGCCCACCAACTCTTCCCTCTTTTGCTCTTCTCAACGGCTAACTTCCCCAATTCGTAGTATACTACATATAAACTACAGCCAAAGGACACCACTAAAGAAAAGGGAAATTGGATCCATATGCACGTCCGCATCCTTCTTAGTTTATCCACCGCCAAATATTTTTATGTCTACAGTTACAAAAGTTACAATGCATTAGTCTCCCGGTGATGTGCAATCCACTCGGCACTTTATATATataaaaaaggaagaaaaaggtACGTGGTGCCTGCTTGCTCTCATAGTAAAACGAGCAATAAGCCAAGCGAATCAACGAGCGGACTTTATGTGCGAAAATGACCGTACGTAGCTAGCGAGTAGAACATAATATCGAATCTGACGTAACTGGCGAGTACTATCTAGGTAGCGGCTATAATATGGCAGGCCAGCGCCCAGTGATACCACTATCATGGCACACGCATATATACCAGATAGAGGACGATGCCCCGCAACGGCCGGGGTCCATGTATCGACTCCGGATTAACTAGGTTTAGTAACTGGTATAGTACTGGAGCACGTACCAACCAGCTCACCGGTCATCATGTCTTGAGCCAATGCAATATACTACTCACTAGGGATCGTGGTAGCTCCACAGGCTCTCCCCCGCCCCCGGCGGGAACGGCCACTCGTCGGAGGCGGTGGGGCTCAGCCTTGGCGGGCTCATCATCATGCCCGCCGCCATGTTGCGCAGCATCTGCGGCATCTCGAAGATCGCCTCCTCGTCCATGAAGTCCTCATTGCCCATCTGATGCTGCGGCGTGCGGTCATCGGCGGCGCCTTCGCTTGTTATTGTGCCGTGATGTCTCTGCTCCTCCGCTGTCGCGGCAGTCGAAGCAGTGCCATCAGGCGCCTCGCTGCCGTGCGGCCTGTAAAGCTGGGCGGCCGccgcggctgcggctgcggccgCACGTATGTCCTCCGGGGAGGCAGACGCGGGGACAgggcgcgaggcggcggcgccaGGGAAATTGAGCACGGCGTCGGAGCCGCGCAGCGCGCGGGCGGCCACGTCATAGGCCGCGGCAGCCATCTCGGCCGTCGGGTAAGTTCCGAGCCATATGCGGCGCGCCTTGCGCGGCTCGCGGATCTCGGAGACCCACTTGCCGTTTCTGCACCGGATGCCGCGGTAGAAGGGGTGCTTCCCAGTGGACCGCGGCGACGGCTCCccggagctcgtcgccgccaaCGCCGTTGCCGTCGTTGTCCCCACCGTGTCGCCTAGGTGAACCGGCGGGGAATGGGGCGAGGCAGGAGCACCCGGGGAAAGTTCGGTCGCCGGTTCAGCAGCAGCTTGCACTTGCACCTGAGGAGGAGCAGCAGCAGACGAGGAGGTTGCTGAAGGCTGCTCAGCCATGTACCATTAGGGCATACATGCCAGAGCTGCAGTGCGCCTATGAAACTAGCTAATCTATATGGTGCACGCAGGTGTATGCCAGGGCGGGTAAGCGGTTAAGTACCCGTCGCTTCGGGATGTGTGTGCGCGTGTGCTGCGGGAAGAGAGTACTCAAAGGCTGGAAGAGGAGGGCTAGGCTAGGTAGGTAGGTGTCAAGAAACGCACGAGGAGAAGGAGAAGCGTGAGATCCGGCATGAGGCCGGGAGGTATATATGGGTTGGTAAAGAAGCGGGGGAGAAGCGTGAGGTCCGCCATGGTGAAAAGCTGATCTCTCCATCggagaagagaggagaggagcgcgGCGCCGCGCGCATGCAGGTGCGGTGAGGAGGCAGCTAGCCAGACCGCGTTGTTTGAGCAGGAGAGTGTGTGTATGGCTTGCGATGAGCTGGCGCCTGAGGAGACTCCACCTAACTAATTAAGCATGCTGCCAGTATTAGTAGCAGCTGATCGGGATCGAGTTTACCCCCTGCCGGTGCTCCCTGCTTCGTCTTACCTTCGCGGGGCCGAAACGAGCAGAGATGGCGACGTCGCTGTCCTAATTGATGGCCCGGCTTTTGTGGGGCTTAATTGGGAATTAAGATCGGACCGCTCAGTGTGATTGCTGATAATTTCTCTAGGGGCTGGCGAAAGATACGGCCGGGCCTGGCCCAGCGGGGCAGCTCTCCGTGACTGTGACTGACAGGTGGTGGCCTCCGGATGCCTGCCAGGTGGGGACTTTTGGTTTGCTCGCTTTTCTTGTCCGCCTTTTTGGCCCTTTGGCCGCTAGCTCCTCGCAAACACGTCGTGTCCGCAGCTAAGCTACGTACTCCTGCTACGTTTCGGCACGGCATATATCGGCGCCCTGTGGGCTGTGGCCATTTCAGACCGGGAGTTGACGAATATCCAGCCGATTGTGTTGGACTAGACGGGGCGACACATGCATGCACCTGGGGTTGGTGCAGTGCGCACatagtttttctttctttttgtaCAAATAAGGCTATATATTCTGTAAAGTGATAAACTAAATCAGTAGTCCATCCATATTATATGCATCCAACTCTTTCTTTTAGGGCTATGcatccaactttagttgaaccccTTTTTCGGTTGAATAAATAGTTCGATCGGTACTTGTACGGTTTCCCAAATTAGAAGTCAAATAAAATACTCTGTTCGCAAATAATAATGCTGTAAAGCTACTATTATATGCAATCTATAAGCTAAGCTAGAGATCCATGCTCTATTCACCCGCCGAAAGCAAGGGTGTATGTCAATGGGGAAGTGTACCATCCAATAGGCAGCATATGCACCTTTTGAAAAGAAAATTGACCACGTCTATGTTTTGAAATGAGATAGATATACACGCCCAGTCAGAACTCTCATGCGATGAGCCCTTTGGTCGGAACCAGAGTTTCTATAATTCCGCAAAAACAAAGGACACGGAGTTTCTATGCTCGAGCACACATGTGCTCGTTATCTGGGCGGCTGGGTATGGCATCGTAATGTGGAGCATCAAAATTCTCTTGCTAGTCCTTTTGTGCATTCATAATAGAGGAAATTTACATATACGTACGCAGTGACTCCTTTGCGGTGGGTCGGGTTAGTGACGGAAGCGCGACCGTTGTCGATGGTTAGAAGCCGGTCTGTGGCTCATGAGATCATGTCTTTGCCTACCCGTTGATCGGGAGACATGCTTCCCGTTCACTACAGGTATGGGTTGTCTCCTAACTTGGGCGGCTGGATATTTCCATTGGCAATAACGGTGACCTCGACGACGCGCCTCCTATAGGAGCAAGATGGAGTTCTTCATGAAACTTGAGCTATTTTTTTAATCGTGCATTAGATTTGTGGTAGCACTCGCAAAGATCTATGTCTTGTTCCTGGATTTATGTAAGCAGAACCACTGTGCTGGAAGAGGTTAATGACACTGGCATTCCCATGGAGCCGCTGCACTATCTGGTCATCGCATCGATCACCCAGCAGCTAGCGCCTATGAGGGGAGTTAGTGCAAACAGCCAGATGTGTGGCGGAGGGGGCATCAGGCGCTCAAATGAAAGATTCACCTGAAGCATTGGAGCAATATATTAGCCAAATGGCCCTAAGGCTACAGACGGACGTGAAGGCATGTCATTATTCAGAAGTACAATCTTTGAAAACTCGTCAAGACGCATGCTAGAAATTGTTTCTGACCAAATTCATATGTGCTCTATACATTGCAAATGTGTATCAACCTGAATGGTGTCTGCTCTAATTTCTATAGCTACTGTCACCTGAACATACAGTCAAATTAGTGTAACAGTTCTGAAGATTATCGTATGTGCCTTGTCCGTGGGTTGCATTATAAAAACAGATTGATTTAGGCAGTCCCTGATGTGTTAATCATGATATAAAAAAGTGCTTATGAAAAGAACATGTTCACTACAACATTATCTGAATTTTTTCCAGTATGCATCATAAGTATGGTATCAATTTTGCACGATATGATAGAGTGTAAGATTTTCTAGTGCGGAGTTGATATTATATATAATGACTCCCATGAATGGTTATGATTTTACCGTCAAGGTGAGGATTGGTGTTGTCGTGCCGGAACGACGCCATGTCCTGATCGCCCTATTGCACTGGAGAAAGTGATTCTTGGTTTTGCTGGATAATCCTGGGGACAATGTCATTGTGCCAAAATTAGGTACAAGCTTTCTTGCTTGACGCAAAGAATGAGATTTCTAGAGGAGGAGTATAACATTAAGACTCACCCATACATGACTCGGTTGTATGAGATAAGGCACAAGTGGGTCAAGCCGTACTTTAAGGGGGGTTTCTGCGCTACGATGTCAAGTGCACAATGGAGTGAAAGCGTGAACCATATACCGAAAAATTACGTGTCGCCCGAGTACCTTATGCATATGTTTGTGAAGAAGTACATGAGATTGCAGTTCGAGCATGAATGAGAAGAAAACTATGAGAAGAGGGCGAAATTGTATGATGTTTTCACATTTTCATAGTGCGTATGGTTTCACATATTTTTGTATATCCCAACTTAGTTAGTGTACCTTTGTTTACAGGGACAGTCGCTTATGAGAGCTAACTTGCCATCGAGAGGCATGTCAGGAAGATATATACAAGAGCAAAGTTTGAGCAATTTGAACATATACTATACGAATGTGGTGCATACCATGtggaggggatcgagcagggaAAATTGTATCTCGTGATATACACACACGGCAAAGCTAACCCCCAGATTTGTAAAAATTAAATTTAAATTTCCAAAAATGTTTGTagattttttaaaatattttcacaaaagttaAGAAAATATTCACGACTCAAAAAGGTTCACAAGTTTTAATAAAAAAACTCATGTATTTGGAAAAGGTTCATGAATTTGGGAAAAAACTTAATGAATTTAAAAACCATTCACCAATTTGAAAAAAGTCACAAAGTTTTAAtaaattcatgatttttaaaaAATCACAAACTTGTAAAATGttcctgaatttgaaaaaaaatgaaatttttatatttttcatGATTTTGAAAAGAAAACAACTTTTATAAAAGTTCATAAATTTCAAAAATATACGTAATTTTAAAAGAAAAATGAATAGGAAAAAGAAAAATTAAAGCGAAATAGAAAAACTGAACAAAATCGGTTGAGAAAACCCAGCAGAACTACCACTACA
The sequence above is a segment of the Aegilops tauschii subsp. strangulata cultivar AL8/78 chromosome 6, Aet v6.0, whole genome shotgun sequence genome. Coding sequences within it:
- the LOC109745156 gene encoding ethylene-responsive transcription factor ERF027-like, yielding MAEQPSATSSSAAAPPQVQVQAAAEPATELSPGAPASPHSPPVHLGDTVGTTTATALAATSSGEPSPRSTGKHPFYRGIRCRNGKWVSEIREPRKARRIWLGTYPTAEMAAAAYDVAARALRGSDAVLNFPGAAASRPVPASASPEDIRAAAAAAAAAAQLYRPHGSEAPDGTASTAATAEEQRHHGTITSEGAADDRTPQHQMGNEDFMDEEAIFEMPQMLRNMAAGMMMSPPRLSPTASDEWPFPPGAGESLWSYHDP